A single window of Raphanus sativus cultivar WK10039 unplaced genomic scaffold, ASM80110v3 Scaffold5552, whole genome shotgun sequence DNA harbors:
- the LOC130507749 gene encoding uncharacterized protein LOC130507749: protein MGKERSSNTNTLASQPKPAVILPKTVEQANPTYLESGYFHDLLFLANQASADFYRQVVVAPEESLTGRVEKHAWKQREAGGKESCFGLPKYLWRERELLVRQEALVEEAKHSSNGCREDRRFGKKYVRRKKTRPRTSRGVRRHVQWRNKRKRNCMTFEDTQRNRKILLLAVEAITHQLGLLDVSMEEEKSSS from the exons ATGGGGAAAGAAAGGAGCAGTAACACTAACACTCTAGCTTCACAGCCAAAACCCGCGGTAATCTTGCCAAAGACGGTGGAACAAGCGAATCCAACCTACCTGGAGAG TGGATACTTCCACGATTTACTGTTTCTGGCTAACCAAGCATCAGCCGACTTTTACCGGCAAGTGGTGGTGGCGCCAGAGGAGTCTTTGACGGGAAGAGTTGAAAAACATGCAT GGAAACAGCGAGAAGCTGGTGGTAAAGAAAGTTGTTTTGGGTTACCTAAATATCTGTGGAGGGAGAGAGAGTTGTTGGTGCGACAAGAAGCACTAGTTGAAGAAGCTAAACATTCTTCTAATGGTTGTCGAGAGGACAGACGGTTTGGGAAGAAGTATGTCCGCCGCAAGAAAACTCGACCTCGTACGTCCAGAGGGGTAAGGAGACATGTTCAATGGAGaaataaaaggaagagaaactGCATGACGTTTGAAGATACACAGCGCAACCGCAAGATCCTTCTCCTCGCTGTTGAAGCAATTACACATCAATT